GGCATTTCCTTTTATGTGAACCAGCCCGCCGAACAGACACTCGGCACAGTAATCCCCGACATTTCCTTCTACGAGAATCTCACCGCCGCGAACCCCTTTTCTTCCGCCGCGGTATCCTGAACCACAGTAGTTGCCTGCATTCCCGTGACAGATAATGTTCCCGCCAAGCATCTCGCGGCCGAGCCAGTCTCCGGCATTTCCCTCGATCTCAATTGTGCCGCCGTTCATGAAATCACCGCAGTGCATTCCGATATCCCCTTCAACAATAATTTTCCCGTTGGTCATATACTCTCCGACACGTTTTACCTGGTGACAGTCGCCAACAAGAACTATTTCCGTTGCCGAAGGACCTGCGGCCTCACCATCGACTCTGATATCAAAAACGTCCGTGATGCGCTTTCGTTCATTCCCCACAAAAACGGAAACATCGATCCTCTTTGAAAGAATCTCCGGAGATATTGCTTCGGCTTCGATTGGAAGATACGGATCGACTTCCTCCCGTAGGATAAGAGTGACGCGCCTCATAACGTTGTCTCCGTTTCGATTTTCATACTCTTCGTGAGATAATAGTCTTCTTCCACCGGATAATTTTCCATTCTGATCGTGTAATACCGCTCAAATGTACGAATCAACTCAGGATCTTTCGACATATCGTATTCCTTTGGAACCTTCGGGCTGCACCAGAACGTTCTGTTCTGATTATTTGCCAGGACCTGATCATCTTTCGAGATCATGACTCCGAGCTTCATCGTATACTTCGTCTGGGCAAAACCCCGTATGATTTCGGCATACTGCCGGG
The sequence above is a segment of the uncultured Methanocorpusculum sp. genome. Coding sequences within it:
- a CDS encoding formylmethanofuran dehydrogenase subunit C; translation: MRRVTLILREEVDPYLPIEAEAISPEILSKRIDVSVFVGNERKRITDVFDIRVDGEAAGPSATEIVLVGDCHQVKRVGEYMTNGKIIVEGDIGMHCGDFMNGGTIEIEGNAGDWLGREMLGGNIICHGNAGNYCGSGYRGGRKGVRGGEILVEGNVGDYCAECLFGGLVHIKGNAGIHAGSNMKGGKLLIEGDCLMPCGDMFAGEATIYGHVTDFLPTFRETETTFADGHRLTVFQGDLAHRNGKGTLRVGSFDRI